The following DNA comes from Candidatus Zixiibacteriota bacterium.
CCTTTGACGGCAACACCAGCGACCGCCAGACGGTTATCGAGGTGGTTGATGATATCAAGAGTCGTTTTAGGGTGAAAGAGGTAACGCTGGCTGCCGACAAGGGGATGACCAGCAAAGCGAACTACGGCTTTTCGGTAACGAAATGAATGTTCATCTGGAGTTTGTTGAAGATATAGCCAGGACCAAAGCTGGCAAATTCAGATGGGTTATATCAAAAGTTCCATTGGAGTTTTAGCAATAGTAATTCTGAGTGATTGTTTAATTATCGTTAATTAAATTACAACTTATTACACTGCTGTCCGGCCTTTTCAATAGAGTATTTTAAATATTATCCAACAAGCTAAACTTGCTTGATTCACAACCCATAGAGCGGCAAGACGGGGAATGACATCAAGTATAGCATATGACAAAAGGCCGGACAGTAGTGGAAGAAAATATTAATAATATTCTCTATGCGAGCAATCTCAAGAACTGAAATAAATTTTCTTTGCTTATCAGTTAGCGGGTCTAATACTTCCTCGAGAAAAGGGAAAAGATTTGCTTGCATTTTTTAACAGATATGCGATAATAAACTCATTGCTGATTTGTTTCTGTTGTTTGATAAAAGTATTTTACTATAGGAATCAGCGATTATAAATTTTTAATTATCAATTATTAATTATTTAAAGTAGGGAGTATCAAGTGAGATTATTTTTAGCTCGGCATGGCCAATCAAGCCCCGGGGATATCGATCCTCAAAAAGGCCTTACTAAAAACGGTGAAAAGGAAATAATAAAATTGGCAGAATCAATAAAACATCTCGATATAAGCGTTGATGAAATCTGGCATAGCGGCAAAACCCGAGCGGCGCAGACTGCCGATATTTTAGCCATGGCAGTAAAACCGAAAAAGGGAGTTAGAATTCAGGAAGGGCTTAAGCCAGACGACTCGGTTGAATCAATCGCCGGTGAAATTACTGCTTATGGGACTGATCTTATGCTGGTTGGTCATCTGCCGTTTATGTTAAAACTGGCATCGCTGTTATTGGCTAATGATTCGAATAGATGTTCGGTTAATTTTTATGCCGGCAGTCTTGCCTGTTTTGAATATGATAAAGGCAATTGGAGTTTAAGCTGGCTTATTAATCCGGGATTGGTTAAAGAGGAAGAATCGAGAACATTTCAATCTTATCATTAAGATGTGTCTGGTTTGAAACAAATGCGGCATTCTCCAGCTATACTATTTGCTGCAATTTGAAAAATCCGATGACGGTCTAAATATGATAATGAGCCGATAAAATTTGACCGGAGAGAGTATAAGTATTATTATAATAGGAAAATTGGAGGAATAATGGTTTTTGAGTTGAAGAAAATCGATGTTTTAAGCGCTATTAAAGTATCGTTTATTATTAATGCCATAATCGGTTTGCTGGTTGGCTTGCTTATTGGTTCAGTCATGGCTTTTATTATGAGCTTAGCCAGTCAGTTTATACCCGCGGGCGATATGGGTTATGGCAACGATTTCCCCGGCACAGTTGGAATATTTGGCGGCATCTTTATGGGTTTAGTGTATGCCATATTTATTGCTGTTGGCAATGGCGTTATTCTTACTGGAATTATAACTCTGCTTTATAATCTTATAGCCGGTTGGGTAGGAGGAATCAAGTTGAATTTTAACGAAACCGACCTTAAGCAAGTCCAACCATCAGCAACAATAGCCCAATCCTCTAACGTCGGAGATAAACCTGCTGATGTCTGATATTCGAGTTCGCATAGCACCGTCGCCATCAGGATTTCTACATATAGGCACAGCCCGAGCGGCGTTATTTAACTGGCTGTTTGCTCGTCATAATAACGGAAAATTCCTGGTCAGGATTGAGGATACCGATAAAGAGAGATCCTCGCCTGAAATGATTCAGGTTATTTTCGATAGCTTGAGATGGCTGGGTTTGGAATCGGATGAAGAACCTGTTTTTCAATCACAAAAGCTGGATACATACAATAAATATATTGAAAAAATTCTGCAAAACGGCAATGCTTACCGCTGCTGGTGCAGTCAGGAGGAATTGAGCCGGAAGCGTGAACAGGCTAAAGCCGAGAAGAAGTCTGCTCATTATGACCGAACATGCCATAATCTTTCCGAGGAACAAAAGAAAAAAAATCTCGAATCGGGCAAGCCGTTTACGGTTAGGCTTTATGTTCCGGAAGGCGAAACCGTATTTGATGACCTGATAGTGGGTGAGGTAAAACGCAGCCATAGCGAGATAGATGATTTCATTATCGCCCGCTCGGATGGCCGAGCTGTTTATAATATGGCAGTAGTAGTGGATGATTATGAAATGGGCATAACCCATGTTATCAGGGGAAATGATCATATAACCAACACTTTTAAGCAGATTTTGCTTTACAAAAGCCTTGGCTTGCCTGTACCGAAGTTTGCTCATTTGCCGTTAATACTTGGCAAAAACAGGTCGAAGATGTCAAAACGGGATGGGGCAATCGGGATTACCGATTATGCAAAAATGGGGTTTCTTAAAGAAACGATATTGAATTTCATCGCGCTTTTGGGATGGTCTCCGGGCGATGATAAGGAGATATTAAATATCGATGAGATGATAGAATTATTCAGCCTCGACAGGATAAATCCAGCCAATGCGATTTTCGATATTGATAAACTCAAGTGGATGAACGGCGATTATATACGCAGGACAGATGACTATGTATTAGTTGATTTATTAAGGCCTTTCTTAGTTGAATCCGGTTTAGTTACACAGCTTTATATTAACACTCGTTGGGATTATATGTTAAGTGTTATCAGATTATTAAAAGAGCGCTGTCGTTTACTAACCGATTTTACCGATATGGGCTTTTATTTTTTTATAGATAATTTTGAATATGAGGAAAAGGGTATTAAAAAGCACTTTTCAAAACCCGAAACCTCAGAAATCCTTAATAAGTGGCTTGAAGTATTAAAAGAAATATTTCCGTTTGATGTTGAGAATACTGAAAATGCTTTAAGAGATTTGGCAGAAAAACTTGAAGTGAAGGTAGCTGTGTTAATCCACCCTACGCGGTTGGCATTAACCGGGTTAACAAAAGGTCCTTCATTATTTGATTTGATGGAGGTTCTGGGTAAGGAAACATGTATAAAGCGTATCGAAAAAGCATTAGATTACATTGAAAATATGGCTAAGTAGAAAATCTTAAATATTTTCTTGACATTATGCCTATTTTATTTATATATGAGATGGGTGTCTTTTGAAGGTCTGATGTAGCATTTATCCCCCCATTGAGTTACATTGCCTATCAGGAGACATTCGTTATTTTGGGGTATCGTCCAATGGCAGGACAACAGACTCTGGATCTGTCGATCGGGGTTCGAATCCCTGTACCCCAGCTTTTTTGTAAGGCTGCATGTATTAACAATTTAGAAAGCCACCCATCAGAGTATTTTTATAATGCCCCTGTACTTTTGACCATAACCTTTGATATTCCTCCGATTTGACGGACACCTGGTTAAGGTGGTATAATACCATTAAGGAGGAGTTCGCATGGGAAAAAGAAAATATGACAAGGAATTTAAACCTGCCCGTCTCAGGCGGGATTGAGGCGGTGCGTTTGGCAACCAAAGGTGATCGCAGTACAGCAGAGATTGCCCGGGATCTGGGGATACAACCCAATCTGATTTATAACTGGAAGGAACGTTTGGCTGAAGATAAAGATCAGGCATTTCCAGGACAAGGATACTTGAAACCCGAAGCTAAGGAGATGCGGCGGCTTAAACGTCAGTTGGCTGATATTCAAGAAGAGCGGGACATCTTAAAAAAAGCCTTGGCCATTTTCTCAAGGATACCCAAATGAAATACCTGTTTATTGAGAAGTATCGCTCCGCATTTCGGGTGGAGAAGATGTGCCATGTTTTAGGGGTATCACGGAGCGGTTACTATGGCTGGCGAAAGCGTGGTTTCAGCAAAAGAGAGCTATCAAATCAAGCACTTCTGGAAAAGATTAAGAAGTTCCATGAAGATAGCCGCCAGACCCGCCTGCGACGGGCAGGCATACGGCAGTCCCCGTATTACGGCTGACCTACATGCTAGCGGCGAGACTTGCGGTCATAACCGTGTAGCCCAGGTAATGAGATTCAATGGGATAGCGGCTAAGACTAAGCGG
Coding sequences within:
- the sixA gene encoding phosphohistidine phosphatase SixA, which encodes MRLFLARHGQSSPGDIDPQKGLTKNGEKEIIKLAESIKHLDISVDEIWHSGKTRAAQTADILAMAVKPKKGVRIQEGLKPDDSVESIAGEITAYGTDLMLVGHLPFMLKLASLLLANDSNRCSVNFYAGSLACFEYDKGNWSLSWLINPGLVKEEESRTFQSYH
- a CDS encoding glutamate--tRNA ligase yields the protein MSDIRVRIAPSPSGFLHIGTARAALFNWLFARHNNGKFLVRIEDTDKERSSPEMIQVIFDSLRWLGLESDEEPVFQSQKLDTYNKYIEKILQNGNAYRCWCSQEELSRKREQAKAEKKSAHYDRTCHNLSEEQKKKNLESGKPFTVRLYVPEGETVFDDLIVGEVKRSHSEIDDFIIARSDGRAVYNMAVVVDDYEMGITHVIRGNDHITNTFKQILLYKSLGLPVPKFAHLPLILGKNRSKMSKRDGAIGITDYAKMGFLKETILNFIALLGWSPGDDKEILNIDEMIELFSLDRINPANAIFDIDKLKWMNGDYIRRTDDYVLVDLLRPFLVESGLVTQLYINTRWDYMLSVIRLLKERCRLLTDFTDMGFYFFIDNFEYEEKGIKKHFSKPETSEILNKWLEVLKEIFPFDVENTENALRDLAEKLEVKVAVLIHPTRLALTGLTKGPSLFDLMEVLGKETCIKRIEKALDYIENMAK